A genome region from Haloarcula ordinaria includes the following:
- a CDS encoding right-handed parallel beta-helix repeat-containing protein has product MTSTAAAETLPSGVVGVSQCGPLDQANQEYWLTADIVDAPGDCFVVTAVGVTLDGRGFTIDGDGPSGSDAGVRVQSDDAVVKNGTIQQFSYGVYTDGDNGEVRNLLLKDNTDGVSVIVRYVSGAWVGPSNTLVADNEIQGRNGIQVNGASGTTIRDNTLQGTGEQGFTRYQGIRVYQVWTNAPTSDNRISGNTVGGFERGISLEGGSGTNNQITDNTLTGSRYENIVVSGIADTQVLRNTVTGGGIGIQVGGTGTTVSGNQVTDIRVAGSNTIGIVVRGGTDVEISDNIVRNIRNRGIELVSGQNIRVLRNTVTDIDTAGINVGTSSVDQVLLANNTVQQNGDGVRTDGATNVLVRDTLSTNNGEFDYEQWTRVSAVDLLRFETSTATLSGTAYDVDLRGLRTGETLPTPRDGFVAVGPAFFATDEASVGTAYLDGLTLHYTDADVSSLDESSLQIWVYDTAAGTWASLPGPTVDANTNTVTVDRWTFSGAHYVALLGQTEVSVTITNPNDGEILNTTNVLLTGTATSTTGTVTDVEVSLDGGSFQPATVSGTDWSYALDSLTEDEHMVVVRATDELGISNTSNVSFTVDMTPLTIETVTLDPRLVGGGDTVTVTVSASDANGVTGVTADDISLTQDTGGNWTGSLTAPTSDGSVTVDVVATDTAGNQATASDSYTVDATAPTVTLSAPTTSTTAAVEVTGSSMDANGVAFAELLVDGTSQPLTLAADGSFSVTLTLANGTHTLTLGAEDAVGNRAETSVTVTITLDTDGDGLTDVEEEALGTDPTVADTDRDGVSDGDEVNTYGSDPLNPDTDGDGLSDGSEVGGNFVGFPSDPTLVDTDGDGLSDSEEIRTTEPYTYITAPSNPDTDGDGLTDPDEYEQGTNPRIADTDGDGVDDGTEVSLGTDPLDPSDEGNPDNLDSDNDGLTNGEEAALGTDPAVADTDGDGLLDGEEVATHGTDPTLADTDGDGLGDGDELNTHSTDPLTADTDAGGVDDGEEVAAGTDPTNPADDAFALDSDGDGLSDGREAELGTDATVTDTDGDGLPDGEEVDTHGTDPLTADTDGDGVSDGDEVAGGSDPLDANDPTPQDSDGDGLSDLEEEALGTDPTNPDTDGDGLGDAEDDRPLDATADSDGDGLTDAAEILTYNTDPTAVDSDGGGVADGDEVAAGSDPNDPADDAFGLDSDDDGLSDGREAELGTDATVTDTDGDGLPDGEEVDTHGTDPLTADTDGDGISDGDEIAGGSDPLDPNDPTAQDSDGDGLTDSEEAALGTDPQNADTDGDGVTDGEEVNAGTDPLVSNDEESDDEGDDEESDDEGDDEESDDEGDDEESDDEGDDEESDDEGEDDNE; this is encoded by the coding sequence ATGACGTCGACGGCGGCGGCCGAAACGCTTCCGTCGGGCGTCGTCGGGGTATCGCAATGCGGTCCGCTGGATCAGGCGAACCAGGAGTACTGGCTCACGGCGGACATCGTGGACGCTCCTGGCGACTGTTTTGTTGTCACCGCAGTTGGTGTCACACTCGATGGGCGGGGGTTCACCATCGATGGGGATGGGCCCAGCGGTTCAGATGCCGGCGTACGGGTCCAATCGGACGACGCTGTCGTGAAGAACGGGACGATTCAACAGTTCTCCTATGGAGTCTATACAGACGGAGATAACGGAGAAGTACGGAATTTGCTTCTGAAGGATAATACGGACGGTGTCTCTGTCATCGTGAGATACGTCTCTGGTGCCTGGGTCGGCCCGTCGAATACCCTCGTGGCCGACAACGAGATTCAGGGGAGAAACGGAATACAGGTAAACGGCGCGAGCGGCACGACCATTCGTGACAACACGCTCCAGGGAACCGGGGAACAGGGCTTTACTCGTTATCAAGGGATCCGTGTTTACCAGGTCTGGACGAACGCGCCGACCAGCGACAACCGAATCAGTGGGAATACGGTCGGTGGGTTCGAACGCGGTATCTCGCTTGAAGGGGGGAGTGGTACCAACAATCAGATTACGGATAACACACTGACGGGGAGCCGGTACGAGAATATCGTCGTTTCCGGGATAGCTGATACACAGGTCCTGCGTAACACCGTCACGGGGGGCGGAATCGGGATCCAAGTCGGCGGAACGGGGACGACAGTGTCAGGGAACCAAGTCACGGACATCAGAGTCGCTGGCTCGAACACTATCGGGATCGTCGTGCGGGGTGGCACTGACGTCGAGATCTCCGATAACATCGTTCGGAACATCCGGAACAGAGGGATTGAGCTCGTGAGCGGGCAGAACATCCGAGTGCTCCGGAACACCGTCACGGACATCGATACGGCTGGCATAAACGTCGGCACGAGCAGCGTCGATCAGGTACTCCTCGCCAACAATACGGTTCAGCAAAACGGGGACGGCGTCCGTACCGACGGAGCGACGAACGTCCTCGTGCGCGACACGCTGTCGACGAACAACGGGGAGTTCGATTACGAACAGTGGACGCGCGTTTCGGCGGTCGACCTGCTCCGGTTCGAGACCAGTACAGCAACCCTCTCGGGAACGGCGTACGACGTCGACCTCCGCGGGCTACGGACCGGCGAGACGCTTCCGACCCCACGTGACGGGTTCGTCGCGGTCGGCCCTGCGTTCTTCGCCACGGACGAGGCCAGCGTCGGAACCGCGTACCTCGACGGGCTGACGCTGCACTACACTGACGCGGACGTCTCCTCGCTTGACGAGTCGTCGCTCCAGATATGGGTCTACGACACGGCCGCCGGAACGTGGGCGAGCCTCCCCGGGCCCACGGTCGACGCCAACACAAACACGGTGACGGTCGACCGCTGGACGTTCTCCGGGGCACACTACGTCGCTCTACTCGGCCAGACGGAAGTCTCGGTGACTATCACCAACCCGAACGACGGTGAGATACTCAATACGACGAACGTTCTGCTCACCGGCACGGCGACGAGCACGACCGGGACGGTGACCGACGTCGAGGTGAGTCTTGATGGCGGATCGTTCCAACCCGCCACGGTCTCGGGCACCGACTGGAGCTACGCTCTCGACTCCCTGACGGAAGACGAACACATGGTCGTGGTGCGGGCGACTGACGAACTCGGCATCTCCAACACCTCGAACGTCTCGTTCACTGTCGACATGACGCCGCTCACCATCGAGACGGTGACGCTCGATCCGAGGCTCGTCGGCGGCGGCGACACGGTCACGGTCACCGTCTCGGCATCGGATGCGAACGGCGTGACGGGCGTCACGGCCGACGATATCTCGCTCACGCAGGACACGGGCGGCAATTGGACAGGTAGCCTCACCGCGCCGACGTCTGACGGGTCCGTGACCGTCGACGTGGTCGCCACCGACACCGCCGGCAACCAGGCCACAGCCTCCGACTCGTACACCGTGGACGCCACGGCTCCGACGGTGACGCTCTCGGCACCCACGACGAGTACGACCGCGGCAGTCGAGGTGACCGGCTCGAGCATGGACGCGAACGGTGTCGCTTTCGCGGAACTCCTCGTCGATGGGACCTCTCAGCCGCTCACGCTCGCCGCCGACGGGTCGTTCTCGGTGACACTAACCCTCGCGAACGGAACCCACACGCTGACGCTCGGCGCGGAGGACGCCGTCGGTAACCGTGCGGAGACGAGCGTGACGGTGACGATCACCCTCGACACCGACGGCGATGGCCTGACCGATGTCGAAGAGGAGGCCCTCGGTACTGATCCGACCGTCGCGGACACTGACCGCGACGGAGTGAGTGACGGGGACGAAGTCAACACATACGGCAGCGATCCGCTGAACCCCGACACCGACGGTGACGGACTGAGTGACGGTAGCGAAGTCGGCGGGAACTTCGTCGGGTTCCCCAGCGATCCGACGCTCGTCGACACCGACGGTGACGGACTGAGCGACAGCGAGGAAATTCGGACTACCGAGCCATACACCTACATCACGGCCCCGAGCAACCCCGACACCGACGGTGACGGGCTGACCGACCCCGACGAATACGAGCAGGGCACCAACCCACGTATCGCCGACACCGACGGCGACGGCGTCGACGATGGTACCGAAGTCTCGCTAGGGACGGACCCCTTAGACCCGAGTGACGAGGGGAATCCGGACAATCTCGACAGCGACAACGACGGTCTCACGAACGGTGAAGAAGCCGCTCTGGGGACGGACCCGGCGGTGGCAGACACCGACGGTGACGGCCTGCTCGACGGCGAAGAGGTGGCCACGCACGGCACCGACCCCACGTTAGCGGATACTGACGGCGACGGGCTCGGTGACGGTGACGAACTCAACACTCACAGCACCGATCCTTTGACCGCCGACACTGACGCTGGAGGCGTCGACGACGGCGAGGAGGTCGCTGCAGGCACCGATCCGACCAACCCCGCCGACGACGCGTTCGCGCTGGACAGTGACGGTGATGGACTGAGCGACGGCCGCGAGGCCGAACTGGGAACGGACGCAACTGTCACCGACACCGACGGCGACGGCTTGCCCGATGGCGAGGAAGTCGACACTCACGGTACTGACCCGCTGACCGCAGACACGGACGGCGATGGCGTCTCTGACGGTGACGAGGTTGCAGGTGGGAGCGATCCACTGGACGCGAACGATCCGACGCCACAGGACTCCGACGGTGACGGCCTCTCCGATCTAGAGGAAGAGGCCTTAGGCACCGACCCGACCAATCCCGACACCGATGGTGATGGCCTCGGCGACGCCGAGGACGACCGCCCACTCGACGCGACTGCTGACTCCGACGGCGACGGACTGACCGACGCCGCAGAGATCCTGACCTACAATACGGATCCCACGGCGGTCGATTCTGACGGCGGTGGCGTGGCCGACGGTGACGAGGTTGCCGCTGGCAGTGACCCGAACGACCCGGCAGACGACGCGTTCGGGTTAGACAGTGACGATGATGGTCTGAGCGACGGCCGCGAGGCCGAACTGGGAACGGACGCAACTGTCACCGACACCGACGGCGACGGCTTGCCCGATGGCGAGGAAGTCGACACTCACGGTACTGACCCGCTGACCGCTGACACCGATGGTGACGGCATCTCCGACGGTGACGAGATTGCAGGAGGGAGCGACCCGCTGGATCCGAACGATCCCACCGCGCAGGACTCCGACGGAGATGGACTCACCGATTCAGAGGAAGCAGCTCTCGGGACCGATCCGCAGAATGCCGACACTGACGGCGACGGAGTGACCGACGGTGAGGAAGTCAATGCCGGGACCGACCCACTCGTGTCCAATGATGAGGAGAGTGACGATGAAGGCGATGATGAGGAGAGTGACGATGAAGGCGATGATGAGGAGAGTGACGATGAAGGCGATGATGAGGAGAGTGACGATGAAGGCGATGATGAGGAGAGTGACGATGAAGGCGAGGACGATAACGAGTAA
- a CDS encoding flavin monoamine oxidase family protein, which produces MTTRGNQDRGAVIVGAGLAGLTAARELMRDDHNVTVLEARDRVGGRTLDYKLADGERIDLGGQWIGPTQDHVQELIEEFGLETVRQYDDGNGQLAVEGTVREHDETLQALPAESLSELMDAFGQIDTFRNQIPLDAPYSAPKAKEWDATTVESWKDETLETEAARAAFDTVVRALFTAEPADISFLYFLFYIHAAGGVEPITSVEGGAQERRIVDGAQQFSQLLADELGEAVHLEAPVRAITQDDTGVAVDADTGTYAESYVIVAIPPTLAGRIAYDPPLPARRDALTQRMPMGSTIKCVATYEEPFWRNDGYSGFVLVDDGVVGFIFDDTPADSTGGALVGFIVANTARTWSERDASERRENVLEDFTRFFGLQAAEPLEYVEQAWTNEPWSAGCYAGNMTPGTMTGYGEVLREPVGRLHWAGTETATQWCGYMEGAIQSGKRAAREVGDQLT; this is translated from the coding sequence ATGACTACCCGGGGCAACCAAGACCGTGGCGCTGTCATCGTCGGTGCTGGACTTGCAGGACTCACAGCGGCTCGGGAACTGATGAGAGACGATCACAACGTCACGGTCCTCGAAGCCCGCGACCGTGTTGGTGGTCGAACACTTGATTACAAGTTGGCCGACGGGGAACGGATCGACCTCGGTGGTCAGTGGATCGGTCCCACGCAGGACCACGTGCAGGAACTGATTGAAGAATTTGGCCTTGAAACAGTCCGCCAATACGACGACGGGAACGGCCAACTCGCGGTAGAGGGTACTGTCAGGGAACACGATGAGACGCTTCAAGCGCTTCCGGCGGAATCCCTGTCGGAACTGATGGACGCATTCGGTCAGATCGATACCTTCCGAAACCAAATTCCGCTTGACGCACCGTACAGTGCGCCCAAGGCCAAGGAATGGGACGCGACGACCGTCGAATCATGGAAAGACGAAACTCTCGAGACGGAGGCCGCCCGAGCGGCCTTCGATACCGTCGTACGAGCCTTGTTTACGGCGGAACCAGCCGACATATCGTTTCTGTATTTCCTCTTTTACATCCACGCCGCCGGCGGTGTCGAGCCGATTACTAGCGTGGAAGGGGGTGCACAGGAACGCCGCATCGTGGATGGCGCCCAGCAATTCTCCCAACTGTTGGCCGACGAATTGGGCGAGGCCGTTCATCTCGAAGCCCCTGTCAGAGCCATCACCCAGGACGACACCGGTGTGGCCGTCGACGCTGATACCGGGACGTACGCTGAATCGTACGTGATCGTGGCCATTCCACCGACACTCGCCGGACGGATTGCTTACGATCCCCCGCTTCCGGCCCGACGGGATGCGCTCACGCAGCGGATGCCGATGGGATCGACGATCAAGTGCGTCGCGACCTACGAGGAACCGTTCTGGCGCAACGACGGATATTCGGGCTTCGTGCTCGTTGATGACGGTGTAGTCGGGTTCATCTTCGATGATACGCCCGCCGACAGCACAGGGGGAGCCTTGGTCGGCTTCATCGTAGCGAACACAGCACGGACCTGGAGTGAACGAGACGCTTCCGAGCGTCGTGAGAATGTGCTAGAGGACTTCACGCGGTTTTTTGGTCTCCAGGCCGCTGAACCGCTTGAGTACGTGGAACAAGCGTGGACGAACGAGCCGTGGTCGGCGGGCTGTTACGCTGGGAACATGACGCCGGGAACGATGACCGGGTATGGCGAGGTACTCCGCGAACCTGTCGGGCGCCTCCACTGGGCTGGGACGGAAACAGCGACGCAGTGGTGTGGCTACATGGAGGGAGCCATTCAATCAGGCAAACGAGCGGCGCGTGAGGTGGGCGACCAGCTTACGTGA
- a CDS encoding helix-turn-helix transcriptional regulator yields MLEILADGPITRRELHDETGISQPTLGRILEPFRNRNWVERRGQEYVLTAWGHLLADDFGDLLNTVESIQRLSDVVQQLPIDEMDFDIREFRDATVTKPTTGDVFRHVRRVEELLYNADHVVNVTPTIAPGKVEEYEQQLSRFLDGNQRAEAIIPAEALNTAEVAAHLAATVRAPLESGRAAVYLYDGNISTLLAVADGMAMLVPVDEQDVPVALIETENATIRSWVETKIDEYREKSTELTIEDLPE; encoded by the coding sequence GTGCTCGAAATCCTCGCCGACGGTCCCATTACGCGCCGCGAACTTCACGACGAGACCGGCATCTCTCAGCCGACTCTCGGGCGTATCCTCGAACCCTTTCGGAATCGCAACTGGGTCGAACGCCGCGGGCAGGAATACGTCCTCACCGCGTGGGGGCACCTTCTCGCGGACGATTTCGGTGACCTGCTAAACACGGTTGAGAGCATCCAGCGTCTCAGCGACGTGGTCCAGCAACTCCCGATCGACGAGATGGACTTCGACATCAGGGAGTTCCGCGACGCCACTGTCACGAAACCGACGACCGGGGATGTGTTTCGTCACGTCCGTCGGGTGGAGGAGCTACTCTACAACGCCGATCACGTGGTTAACGTGACGCCGACTATCGCCCCGGGCAAGGTAGAGGAGTACGAACAACAACTGTCGCGTTTCCTTGACGGAAACCAGCGGGCCGAAGCCATCATCCCCGCCGAGGCGCTGAACACGGCGGAGGTCGCCGCTCACCTCGCAGCCACGGTCCGAGCTCCCCTCGAATCGGGGCGTGCAGCCGTCTACCTGTACGATGGGAATATTTCGACGCTTCTCGCCGTCGCAGACGGGATGGCCATGCTGGTACCGGTCGACGAGCAGGACGTCCCGGTCGCTCTCATCGAAACCGAGAACGCGACGATCCGGTCGTGGGTCGAGACAAAAATCGACGAATACCGCGAGAAGTCGACGGAGTTGACGATCGAGGACCTCCCAGAATAA
- a CDS encoding methyltransferase — MPTNPNFLERLLLFRLNRGPAPLLDLFGAASFEALTLALDMELLDALDGEGLALEEIAARFDADDIGIRILLDFLAAQGYVVESAGRYRNTAMTTKWLTTGSETNLAPWLSFWNELVLPFWERHLERAVLDGKPPMTIYEWFDEEPTRWETAQDGFRAAAAVVVDDITERVGVPDGASTLLDVGGGHGLYAIELCRAHPDLTATVFDNPDALEAARREITAAGVEDRVTTAAGDYWTDDLGSGYDIALVFNVVHAHDDAENRRLLSRVKEALRPGGRIAILDQLEGSARMPVGKSFLGFEGLTYLSTLGAKTHPYEEVAEWLRSAGYENVTRSTIRLGGPRSTLVQATRAR, encoded by the coding sequence ATGCCCACGAATCCGAACTTCCTCGAACGGCTACTGCTGTTCCGACTGAACAGGGGCCCCGCCCCGCTTCTCGACCTGTTCGGTGCGGCGAGCTTCGAGGCGCTCACACTGGCACTCGACATGGAACTCCTCGACGCGCTCGACGGCGAGGGGCTCGCGCTGGAGGAGATCGCGGCCCGATTCGATGCCGACGATATCGGTATCCGAATCCTGCTCGACTTCCTCGCGGCACAGGGCTACGTCGTCGAGAGCGCCGGGCGCTACCGGAACACGGCGATGACGACGAAGTGGCTGACCACGGGCTCGGAGACGAACCTGGCGCCGTGGCTGTCCTTCTGGAACGAACTCGTGCTCCCCTTCTGGGAACGGCACCTCGAGCGCGCGGTCCTCGACGGGAAGCCGCCGATGACCATCTACGAGTGGTTCGACGAGGAACCGACGCGGTGGGAGACCGCCCAGGACGGGTTCCGGGCGGCTGCAGCCGTCGTGGTAGACGACATCACCGAACGGGTCGGCGTCCCCGACGGTGCATCGACACTTCTCGACGTCGGCGGCGGTCACGGCCTCTACGCGATCGAACTGTGTCGAGCACACCCCGACCTCACGGCTACCGTCTTCGACAATCCAGACGCGCTCGAAGCGGCTCGACGGGAGATTACGGCCGCGGGGGTCGAGGACCGAGTGACCACAGCCGCCGGCGATTACTGGACCGACGACCTCGGGAGCGGGTACGATATCGCGCTCGTCTTCAACGTCGTTCACGCTCACGACGACGCGGAGAACCGCCGGTTGCTGAGTCGCGTCAAAGAGGCCTTACGGCCGGGGGGCCGAATCGCCATCCTTGATCAGTTGGAGGGCTCTGCCCGGATGCCGGTCGGCAAATCGTTCCTCGGATTCGAGGGGTTGACCTATCTGTCTACGTTAGGGGCCAAAACGCACCCATACGAGGAGGTCGCCGAGTGGCTTCGATCGGCCGGATACGAGAACGTGACGCGTTCCACAATCCGTCTGGGAGGGCCGCGAAGTACACTCGTTCAGGCGACGAGGGCGAGGTGA
- a CDS encoding serine hydrolase domain-containing protein: MTVRTDGESVIETVAEGFEPVREAFAENFRTRDELGAACAVYCCGEPVVGLWGGYRDTACTHQWAADTMVLVASGTKGMAAAAIAVALSRGLFALDDRIADHWPAFAQHGKGEVTVRQLLSHQAGLATLDGRLSPEQIADTEFLSDLLAAKELDWEPGTHQGYHTFTLGWYASELLRHTDGRTLGQFFAEEVAEPLGLEFYIGLPEDVSDGRVADLDAFGHLDMLQNLLTMSPRFVLSFFNPWSVTSRALNVLATRQPSDLNSPAFRGVEIPSANGIGTARSMARLYGDLATGGEALGLDETVFTELSAPPVPPSGDRKDVIIGIETAYAMGYSKPSPDFRFGTSDAAFGTPGAGGSFGFADPDADLGFAYTPNRIGPHLKDDPQEVALRDAVYECIECRDSETAPIRT, from the coding sequence ATGACTGTCCGAACTGACGGGGAGTCCGTCATCGAAACGGTTGCCGAAGGCTTCGAACCCGTACGAGAGGCGTTTGCGGAGAACTTCCGGACCCGAGACGAACTCGGGGCCGCCTGCGCCGTCTACTGTTGTGGCGAGCCAGTCGTCGGTCTCTGGGGTGGCTACCGGGACACTGCCTGCACGCACCAGTGGGCGGCCGACACGATGGTCCTCGTGGCTTCCGGGACGAAGGGGATGGCGGCGGCGGCCATCGCCGTCGCGCTCTCGCGGGGGCTGTTCGCGCTCGACGACCGAATCGCTGACCACTGGCCGGCGTTCGCCCAGCATGGGAAGGGCGAGGTCACGGTTCGCCAGTTGCTGAGTCACCAGGCGGGGCTCGCGACGCTCGACGGGCGTCTGTCGCCCGAACAGATCGCCGACACGGAGTTCCTCTCAGATCTGCTCGCAGCCAAGGAACTCGACTGGGAGCCCGGCACCCATCAGGGCTACCATACGTTTACACTGGGCTGGTACGCGAGTGAACTGCTCCGGCACACCGACGGGCGGACACTGGGCCAGTTCTTCGCCGAGGAAGTGGCCGAACCGCTCGGTCTCGAGTTTTACATCGGGCTCCCCGAGGACGTCTCAGACGGCCGCGTGGCTGACCTTGATGCCTTCGGACATCTGGATATGCTCCAGAACTTGCTCACGATGTCGCCCAGGTTCGTCCTGTCCTTTTTCAATCCGTGGTCGGTGACGAGTCGGGCACTGAACGTCCTCGCCACTAGGCAGCCGAGCGACCTCAACAGTCCAGCGTTTCGTGGGGTCGAGATTCCGTCGGCCAACGGCATCGGAACCGCCCGCTCAATGGCACGACTGTACGGCGACCTCGCGACGGGCGGCGAAGCGCTGGGTCTCGACGAGACCGTGTTCACGGAACTGAGCGCACCCCCTGTACCGCCATCAGGTGACCGGAAGGATGTCATCATCGGCATCGAGACGGCGTATGCGATGGGGTACTCGAAGCCATCGCCTGACTTCCGGTTCGGGACGTCCGACGCCGCGTTCGGCACGCCCGGTGCCGGCGGATCATTCGGATTCGCGGACCCCGACGCGGACCTGGGCTTCGCCTACACCCCGAACCGGATTGGCCCCCACCTGAAGGACGACCCCCAGGAGGTGGCACTCAGGGACGCTGTTTACGAGTGCATCGAATGTCGGGACTCGGAGACGGCTCCAATCCGCACCTGA
- a CDS encoding ester cyclase: MAISNANVEANRAIIERENDEINTGGSFDYIDELYAEEVIVNITRAGAEKPLASREAIKNLYQEWKIAFPDLRVEVEHEAAEGDIVMQYVTMRGTHKGVFRGVEPTGNEIAVPAFHMRRIKDGKIVETASTSSFGTLLRQIGVELPVES, from the coding sequence ATGGCAATATCGAACGCGAACGTCGAGGCGAACCGAGCGATAATTGAGCGAGAGAACGACGAGATCAACACGGGAGGCTCCTTCGACTATATCGACGAGTTATACGCCGAGGAAGTTATCGTGAACATCACTCGAGCGGGGGCTGAGAAGCCGCTGGCGAGCCGCGAAGCCATCAAAAACCTTTACCAGGAGTGGAAAATTGCATTCCCCGATCTCCGTGTCGAGGTGGAGCACGAAGCAGCCGAGGGAGATATCGTGATGCAATACGTCACGATGCGCGGAACCCATAAGGGGGTATTCCGTGGTGTCGAGCCAACCGGAAACGAAATCGCCGTTCCTGCCTTCCATATGCGGCGGATCAAGGATGGGAAGATCGTTGAGACAGCGTCAACCTCCTCGTTCGGAACGCTTCTTCGACAGATCGGTGTCGAACTCCCGGTCGAGTCGTAA